In one Mycobacterium sp. NBC_00419 genomic region, the following are encoded:
- a CDS encoding CaiB/BaiF CoA transferase family protein has product MPDREALLAGVRVLDLCGGPGDNVTRLLADLGAEVLKIEPPEGSDARGELPTVDGVSIPFALHNANKRSTVLNPSNEPDRRLFFELVAGADIVVDDGDTGRATAFGTSCAQLADRFPQLVAMSVTDFGAEGPYASWQATDPVLYAMSTALSRSGPATGTPVLPPDGIASTTAAVQAAWAVLVAYFNRLRCGAGDYIDFSRFDAVVLALDPPFGTQGQAATARNAASRWRGRPRYQDAYPIFACRDGYVRICVLAPRQWRGLRAWLGEPEAFQDPRFDSIAARTQAFGELGALIAAFFADQTMEQLVADGQAHSVPIAAVLTPAEALQSEHLADVGALVDTELAPGVTARVPVGYWVVDGAHAGYRKPAPTVGSSDVDWLTTPFAPEATRPVGGRPLEGIRVLDLGVIVAGGELSRLFGDLGAEVIKVESSSYPDGLRQKREDQAISESFARSHRNNLGLGLELRSPGGADIFAALVASADAVFANFKPGTLDALGFSYQRLTELNPGLVLAESSAFGDTGPWSKRMGYGPLVRATIGVTRLWTSPDAPTTTGRHPFFDATTIFPDHVVGRISAIGALAGLIRRQRLGVGARLHVSQAEAAINQLDTRYVAQAAEVSGVGAVIPDPAEHRVLACAGDDEWCVVSLRSDDDRRAVASVAGGDVAAWATQHPPAEVAAELQAAGVPAGPMIRAADIADDPQLQLRNVFSDMAHPLFEHPLPTESGPAPYRNIPPALQNPAPLPGADTRRVCRDVLGMTEAQIDALIADGVLFTASDDRTGVRT; this is encoded by the coding sequence ATGCCCGACAGGGAGGCGTTGCTGGCCGGGGTGCGGGTGCTCGACCTCTGTGGCGGGCCCGGAGACAACGTCACCCGGTTACTGGCCGACCTGGGTGCCGAGGTACTCAAGATCGAACCGCCCGAGGGTAGCGACGCGCGCGGTGAACTCCCGACCGTCGACGGTGTCAGCATCCCGTTCGCATTGCACAACGCCAATAAGCGCAGCACGGTCCTGAACCCGTCCAACGAACCCGACCGCCGACTGTTCTTCGAACTGGTGGCCGGCGCCGACATCGTCGTCGACGACGGCGACACCGGCCGGGCGACAGCGTTCGGCACCTCGTGTGCGCAACTGGCCGATCGATTCCCGCAGCTGGTCGCGATGTCGGTCACCGACTTCGGCGCTGAGGGTCCGTACGCCTCCTGGCAGGCCACCGACCCGGTGCTCTATGCCATGTCGACGGCGTTGTCCCGCTCCGGACCCGCTACCGGCACCCCCGTGCTGCCGCCCGACGGCATCGCATCGACCACCGCGGCGGTCCAGGCGGCGTGGGCGGTCCTGGTCGCTTACTTCAATCGGTTGCGTTGCGGGGCAGGCGATTACATCGACTTCTCGCGATTCGACGCGGTGGTGCTGGCATTGGATCCACCGTTCGGGACGCAAGGTCAGGCCGCGACGGCCCGCAACGCCGCCAGCCGGTGGCGGGGCAGGCCGCGCTATCAGGACGCCTATCCGATCTTCGCCTGCCGCGACGGCTACGTGCGCATCTGCGTGCTGGCCCCGCGGCAGTGGCGGGGGCTGCGGGCGTGGCTGGGGGAGCCGGAGGCGTTCCAGGACCCTCGGTTCGACTCGATCGCCGCCCGCACCCAGGCGTTCGGTGAACTCGGCGCCCTCATCGCGGCGTTCTTCGCCGACCAGACCATGGAGCAGCTGGTGGCCGACGGGCAGGCGCACAGCGTGCCGATCGCCGCCGTGTTGACACCCGCCGAGGCGCTGCAGTCCGAACATCTCGCCGACGTCGGCGCCCTCGTCGACACCGAACTGGCTCCCGGAGTCACGGCCCGCGTACCGGTGGGCTACTGGGTCGTCGACGGCGCACACGCCGGATACCGCAAGCCTGCCCCCACCGTCGGCAGCAGCGATGTCGATTGGCTCACAACACCTTTCGCACCTGAGGCCACCCGGCCTGTCGGCGGCCGGCCGCTGGAGGGCATTCGCGTCCTCGACTTGGGCGTCATCGTCGCCGGCGGTGAACTGAGCCGGCTGTTCGGTGACCTGGGCGCCGAGGTGATCAAAGTCGAGAGTTCGAGCTATCCGGACGGATTGCGCCAGAAGCGCGAGGACCAGGCCATCAGCGAGTCGTTCGCCAGGTCGCACCGCAACAACCTCGGGCTGGGTCTGGAACTGCGCAGTCCCGGCGGCGCCGACATCTTCGCCGCTCTGGTGGCCTCGGCCGACGCAGTGTTCGCGAACTTCAAGCCGGGAACCCTTGACGCCCTGGGGTTTTCCTACCAGCGATTGACCGAACTCAACCCCGGGTTGGTGCTGGCGGAAAGCAGTGCGTTCGGCGACACCGGCCCGTGGAGCAAGCGGATGGGCTACGGCCCGCTGGTGCGCGCCACCATCGGTGTGACCAGGCTGTGGACGTCGCCGGACGCGCCGACCACGACGGGGCGGCACCCGTTCTTCGATGCCACCACGATCTTCCCCGACCATGTCGTCGGGCGGATCAGCGCCATCGGCGCGCTGGCCGGGCTCATTCGGCGCCAGCGTCTGGGTGTCGGTGCGCGTCTTCACGTTTCGCAGGCCGAGGCTGCCATCAACCAACTCGACACCCGCTATGTTGCGCAGGCCGCCGAGGTCAGCGGTGTCGGCGCCGTCATCCCGGATCCGGCTGAGCACCGGGTGCTGGCCTGCGCCGGAGACGACGAGTGGTGTGTGGTGTCGCTGCGCTCCGACGACGACCGTCGCGCGGTGGCATCGGTGGCCGGTGGAGACGTCGCGGCCTGGGCCACGCAGCACCCACCGGCCGAGGTCGCGGCAGAGCTGCAAGCCGCCGGGGTGCCCGCGGGGCCGATGATCCGGGCCGCCGACATCGCCGACGACCCGCAGTTGCAGCTGCGAAACGTGTTCAGCGACATGGCACATCCGCTCTTCGAGCACCCGCTGCCCACCGAGTCCGGACCCGCGCCGTACCGAAACATTCCACCGGCCCTGCAGAACCCGGCGCCACTGCCGGGGGCCGACACCCGGCGAGTGTGCCGCGACGTCCTCGGCATGACGGAGGCGCAGATCGACGCATTGATCGCCGACGGTGTGCTGTTCACCGCCTCGGATGACAGGACAGGAGTCCGGACATGA
- a CDS encoding phosphoketolase family protein, whose amino-acid sequence MTATTPDSVLDQIDRWWRAANYLSVGQIYLLNNPLLRAPLSRDDVKPRLLGHWGTTPGLNFLYAHLNRAISERAQSTIYITGPGHGGPGLVANAYLDGTYTETYPDITGDAEGLRRLFRQFSFPGGIPSHVAPETPGSIHEGGELGYALSHAYGAAFDNPDLLVFAVVGDGEAETGALATSWHSNKFLHPVSDGVVLPVLHLNGYKIANPTVLDRIPQEELRSLMVGYGHKPYFFEVTDDDAADHAGAHRRFAALLDEVLDEIAAIKASGDEQRPAWPMIVFRTPKGWTGPAYIDGKKTTGSWRAHQVPLASARDTPEHLQVLADWLASYRPEELFDADGRVDPAITALAPQGQLRMSDNPHANGGLLLKDLRLPNFRDFAVDVPAPGATIAEATRVLGQWLTEVIRRNPDNFRIFGPDETASNRLQAVFDVTDKQWNAEFFGPEVDEHLARAGRVVEMLSEHQCQGWLEGYLLTGRHGLFNCYEAFIHIIDSMFNQHAKWLKVTDHIAWRRPIASLNYLLSSHVWRQDHNGFSHQDPGFIDHVVNKSAKVVRVYLPPDANTLLSTYDHCLRSRQYVNVVVAGKQPSPNFLTMEQAVAHCTRGLGIWEWAGNEMLGEDPDVVIAAAGDVPTLEALAAVDLLRRHLPDLKVRFVNVVDLMRLQDETEHPHGLSHHEFDMIFTADKPVIFAYHGYPWLIHRLTYRRSNDSRIHVRGYKEEGTTTTPFDMVMLNDLDRYHLVIDVIDRVPFLQSRCATLRQQMVDKRLEAREYTREYGDDLPEVRDWVWPDARDARVASSVDATAATGGDNE is encoded by the coding sequence ATGACTGCGACGACTCCCGATTCCGTGCTCGACCAGATCGATCGGTGGTGGCGCGCGGCGAACTACCTCTCGGTGGGCCAGATCTACCTGCTCAACAATCCGTTGCTGCGCGCACCCCTGTCCCGCGACGACGTCAAACCCCGCCTGCTCGGGCATTGGGGCACCACACCGGGGCTGAACTTCCTCTATGCGCATCTCAACCGGGCGATCAGCGAGCGGGCGCAGTCGACGATCTACATCACCGGACCCGGTCACGGCGGACCCGGTCTGGTGGCCAACGCCTACCTGGACGGCACGTATACCGAGACGTATCCGGACATCACCGGGGACGCCGAGGGCCTGCGCCGGTTGTTTCGCCAGTTCTCCTTCCCCGGCGGAATCCCGTCGCATGTCGCCCCGGAAACTCCGGGCTCCATCCATGAGGGCGGCGAGCTGGGCTATGCGCTGTCGCACGCCTACGGCGCGGCCTTCGACAACCCCGACCTGTTGGTGTTCGCCGTGGTCGGCGACGGCGAAGCCGAGACCGGCGCGTTGGCGACGAGCTGGCATTCCAACAAGTTCCTCCATCCGGTCTCCGACGGCGTGGTGCTGCCTGTCTTGCACCTCAATGGCTACAAGATCGCCAATCCGACTGTGCTGGATCGCATTCCGCAAGAGGAGCTGCGCAGCCTGATGGTCGGTTACGGCCACAAGCCCTACTTCTTCGAAGTCACCGACGACGACGCCGCCGATCATGCCGGCGCTCACCGTCGCTTCGCGGCACTCCTCGACGAGGTCCTCGACGAGATTGCCGCGATCAAGGCCTCCGGTGACGAACAGCGGCCGGCCTGGCCGATGATCGTCTTCCGCACCCCCAAGGGCTGGACGGGCCCGGCCTACATCGACGGCAAGAAGACCACCGGATCGTGGCGTGCGCATCAGGTGCCGCTGGCCAGCGCCCGCGACACCCCCGAACACCTGCAGGTCCTGGCCGACTGGCTGGCCTCCTACCGGCCCGAAGAGCTCTTCGACGCCGACGGCCGCGTCGACCCCGCCATCACCGCACTTGCGCCGCAGGGCCAGCTGCGGATGAGTGACAACCCGCACGCCAACGGCGGGCTGCTGCTCAAGGATCTGCGGCTGCCCAACTTCCGGGACTTCGCCGTCGACGTGCCCGCGCCGGGTGCGACGATCGCCGAAGCCACCCGGGTGCTCGGGCAGTGGCTCACCGAGGTGATCCGGCGCAATCCCGACAACTTCAGGATCTTCGGGCCCGACGAGACCGCGTCCAACCGGCTGCAGGCCGTCTTCGACGTCACCGACAAGCAGTGGAACGCCGAGTTCTTCGGCCCCGAGGTCGACGAACACCTCGCCCGGGCCGGCCGGGTGGTCGAGATGCTCTCCGAGCACCAGTGCCAGGGCTGGCTCGAGGGTTACCTGCTGACCGGCCGCCACGGGCTGTTCAACTGCTACGAGGCGTTCATCCACATCATCGACTCGATGTTCAACCAGCACGCCAAGTGGCTCAAGGTCACCGACCACATTGCGTGGCGGCGCCCGATCGCCAGCCTCAACTATCTGCTGTCCAGTCACGTCTGGCGCCAGGACCACAACGGCTTCAGCCATCAGGACCCCGGATTCATCGACCACGTCGTCAACAAGAGCGCCAAGGTGGTCCGGGTCTATCTGCCGCCCGATGCCAACACGCTGCTGTCCACCTACGACCACTGCCTGCGGTCGCGCCAATACGTCAACGTCGTCGTGGCCGGCAAACAGCCCTCCCCGAACTTCCTCACCATGGAACAGGCCGTCGCCCACTGCACCCGGGGCCTGGGTATCTGGGAGTGGGCCGGAAACGAGATGCTCGGCGAGGATCCCGACGTGGTGATCGCCGCGGCCGGTGACGTCCCCACCCTGGAAGCCCTGGCCGCCGTCGACCTACTGCGCCGGCACCTGCCGGACCTGAAGGTGCGCTTCGTCAACGTGGTGGATTTGATGCGCCTGCAGGACGAAACCGAACACCCGCACGGGCTGTCCCACCACGAATTCGACATGATCTTCACCGCCGACAAACCGGTCATCTTCGCCTACCACGGATATCCGTGGCTGATCCACCGGCTGACCTACCGGCGCAGCAACGACAGCCGCATCCACGTGCGCGGTTACAAGGAAGAGGGCACCACCACCACCCCGTTCGACATGGTGATGCTCAACGACCTCGATCGCTACCACCTCGTCATCGACGTGATCGACCGGGTGCCGTTCCTGCAGTCCCGCTGCGCCACCCTTCGCCAGCAGATGGTCGACAAGCGACTCGAAGCCCGCGAGTACACCCGTGAGTACGGCGACGACCTCCCCGAGGTGCGCGACTGGGTGTGGCCGGACGCGCGGGACGCCCGGGTCGCCTCCTCCGTCGATGCCACCGCGGCGACCGGCGGCGACAACGAATAG
- a CDS encoding CPBP family intramembrane glutamic endopeptidase, producing MSESSAVAAPHPHVLQLAALHHARVYVDVGIVVVVLALTNLIAHFTTPWANIAVVPAAAIGLVFLVRSRGLGWSELGLGREHWKSGALYAAGAVLLVLTVIAVGALLPWTRPMFLNNHYATLSGALLASMIIIPLQTVIPEELAFRGVLHGAMDRAWGFRGVAAAGSLLFGMWHIATSLGLTSSNVGFTRIFGGGVFGMVAGVTMAVLATGAAGFVFTWLRRRSGSLIAPIALHWALNGLGALAAALVWQLST from the coding sequence ATGTCCGAGTCCAGCGCGGTGGCCGCGCCCCACCCGCATGTCCTACAGCTGGCCGCACTTCACCATGCCCGCGTCTACGTCGACGTCGGGATCGTCGTGGTGGTGCTGGCGCTGACCAATCTGATCGCCCACTTCACCACGCCGTGGGCGAACATCGCGGTGGTGCCCGCCGCCGCGATCGGGCTGGTCTTCCTGGTGCGCTCGCGCGGACTGGGCTGGTCCGAGCTGGGTCTCGGCCGTGAACACTGGAAGTCCGGCGCACTCTATGCCGCCGGCGCGGTCCTCTTGGTCCTCACGGTGATCGCCGTGGGCGCACTGCTGCCGTGGACCCGCCCGATGTTCCTCAACAACCATTACGCGACCCTGTCGGGTGCCCTGCTCGCCTCGATGATCATCATTCCCCTGCAAACCGTCATCCCCGAGGAGCTCGCCTTCCGCGGTGTCCTGCACGGCGCGATGGACCGGGCGTGGGGATTTCGCGGGGTGGCCGCGGCCGGCTCGCTGTTGTTCGGGATGTGGCACATCGCCACCTCGCTGGGGCTCACGAGCAGCAATGTCGGGTTCACCCGCATCTTCGGCGGCGGCGTGTTCGGCATGGTTGCCGGTGTCACGATGGCCGTGCTGGCGACGGGCGCGGCCGGTTTCGTCTTCACCTGGCTGCGCCGCCGCAGCGGCAGCCTGATCGCGCCCATCGCACTGCACTGGGCCCTCAACGGCCTCGGCGCTCTGGCCGCTGCCCTGGTGTGGCAGCTATCCACCTGA
- a CDS encoding CGNR zinc finger domain-containing protein, whose amino-acid sequence MPQAPVVWLGDAEAKPAPEPLTRVQALVNTVDLESGADRLALAADAEPWLRSHALLADGATATSEQLRSIREVREALRAMLVHNAGGSAPSATQLLPLRHIAESATARVQLDADGAVRLGVADESVDGRLLALLLVVAEAQRDGTWVHLKACGNDECRWAFYDRSRNHGGTWCDMATCGNKLKNREFRARRSRCE is encoded by the coding sequence ATGCCACAGGCTCCCGTCGTGTGGCTCGGCGATGCCGAGGCCAAACCCGCACCCGAACCGCTTACCCGTGTTCAGGCGTTGGTCAACACCGTCGACCTGGAATCGGGTGCGGACCGGTTGGCACTGGCCGCCGATGCCGAGCCGTGGCTGAGGTCGCATGCGTTGTTGGCCGACGGGGCCACTGCCACCTCTGAGCAGCTGCGGAGCATTCGGGAGGTGCGGGAGGCGTTGCGCGCCATGCTCGTGCACAACGCCGGCGGCTCCGCACCCAGCGCCACCCAATTGCTCCCCCTGCGGCACATTGCCGAGTCTGCCACCGCGCGGGTGCAGCTGGACGCGGATGGGGCGGTTCGGCTCGGTGTCGCCGACGAGTCGGTCGACGGGCGGCTGCTGGCGCTGCTGCTGGTCGTCGCCGAGGCGCAGCGGGACGGCACGTGGGTTCATCTGAAGGCCTGCGGTAACGACGAGTGTCGCTGGGCCTTCTATGACCGCTCCCGCAACCACGGTGGTACCTGGTGCGATATGGCGACCTGCGGAAATAAACTCAAGAACCGGGAGTTTCGCGCGCGACGCAGCCGATGTGAGTGA
- a CDS encoding zinc-binding alcohol dehydrogenase family protein, which translates to MATEPTTMRAWRVRRPGPMRTGPLEFDTAAAVPEPGPGELLVAVHACGVCRTDLHVSEGDLAVHRSGVTPGHEVVGEVAATGPDAGDDFAVGDRVGIAWLRHTCGVCAYCRRGDENLCPESRYTGWDADGGYAEFATVPAAFAHHLPAGYTDSELAPLLCAGIIGYRSLMRAQLPPGGRLGLYGFGGSAHITAQVALAQGAEVHVMTRGAQARRLALDLGAASAQEAADPPPVKLDAAILFAPVGDLVLPALEALDRGGTLAIAGIHLSDIPSLNYQRHLFQERQVRSVTSNTRQDAHDFLAFALQHRIEVTSPEYPLAQADRALTDLVEGRIAGAAVLLT; encoded by the coding sequence ATGGCTACCGAACCGACCACCATGCGCGCCTGGCGGGTGCGCCGCCCGGGGCCGATGCGCACCGGGCCACTGGAGTTCGACACCGCGGCGGCCGTCCCCGAGCCGGGCCCGGGCGAACTGCTGGTCGCGGTGCACGCCTGCGGTGTGTGCCGGACCGACCTGCACGTCAGTGAAGGCGATCTGGCCGTCCACCGATCCGGCGTCACCCCCGGCCACGAGGTGGTCGGCGAGGTGGCCGCGACCGGTCCGGACGCCGGTGACGATTTCGCCGTGGGGGACCGGGTCGGCATCGCCTGGCTGCGCCATACCTGTGGGGTGTGTGCGTACTGCCGCCGGGGTGATGAGAATCTGTGCCCGGAGTCCCGCTACACCGGGTGGGATGCCGACGGCGGCTACGCCGAATTTGCCACGGTGCCAGCCGCTTTCGCCCATCACCTGCCGGCCGGCTACACCGACAGCGAGTTGGCGCCGCTGCTGTGTGCGGGGATCATCGGGTACCGCTCGCTGATGCGCGCGCAGCTCCCACCCGGTGGGCGCCTCGGGCTCTACGGGTTCGGCGGCAGCGCCCACATCACCGCACAGGTCGCGCTGGCCCAGGGGGCGGAGGTGCATGTGATGACCCGGGGTGCGCAGGCCCGGCGGTTGGCGCTGGACCTCGGCGCCGCCTCAGCCCAGGAGGCCGCCGATCCGCCGCCGGTGAAGCTGGATGCCGCGATCCTGTTCGCCCCGGTGGGCGATCTGGTGCTACCCGCACTGGAGGCGCTCGACCGGGGTGGCACGCTGGCGATCGCCGGCATTCATCTCAGTGACATCCCGTCGTTGAACTATCAGCGACACCTGTTTCAGGAGCGCCAGGTTCGCTCGGTGACGTCCAACACCCGTCAGGACGCCCACGACTTCCTCGCGTTCGCGCTGCAGCACCGCATCGAGGTGACGAGTCCGGAATACCCACTGGCACAGGCGGATCGCGCGCTGACCGATCTGGTCGAGGGGCGCATTGCCGGGGCAGCGGTGTTGCTGACCTGA
- a CDS encoding Acg family FMN-binding oxidoreductase gives MPKELPDKATIEAALALAVRAPSVHNSQPWRWRIAEESVHLYADPTRHLPHIDPARRDLMISCGVALQHFTVALAALGWATEVHRFPNPADPDHLASIAILGAAANDQDIALAAAIPRRRTDRRWFSSWPVPSGDIALMAARAARAGVSLRRVEDEGELAQLVTCAVRQHISDPEYLAELSMWSGRHGTVAGVPARNTPSPEKQGRFPSRVFANPALEQPSDVEPRDDAGVVLVLATATDDAVALLHAGEATGAVLLTATALGLASCPLTEPLEIDQTRDQVRTRLLDGDGFPQMLLRVGWAGLNADPLPATPRRPLTDVAANLDGSPLQTVT, from the coding sequence ATGCCGAAAGAACTGCCTGACAAAGCAACTATCGAGGCCGCGCTGGCCCTGGCGGTCCGCGCACCCTCGGTCCACAACTCCCAGCCGTGGCGGTGGCGGATCGCCGAGGAGAGCGTGCACCTCTACGCCGACCCGACGCGGCATCTGCCACACATCGACCCGGCCCGGCGAGACCTCATGATCAGTTGTGGCGTTGCGCTGCAACATTTCACCGTTGCGCTGGCCGCACTGGGCTGGGCCACCGAGGTGCACCGCTTCCCCAACCCTGCCGACCCCGACCACCTGGCGAGCATCGCGATCCTCGGCGCGGCCGCCAACGATCAGGACATCGCCCTGGCCGCCGCGATACCGCGCCGCCGCACTGACCGGCGGTGGTTCTCGTCGTGGCCGGTGCCCAGCGGTGACATCGCTCTGATGGCGGCACGGGCGGCGCGCGCGGGGGTCTCGCTGCGCCGGGTCGAAGACGAGGGTGAGCTGGCCCAGCTGGTGACATGCGCGGTGCGCCAACACATCAGCGACCCCGAATACCTGGCCGAGCTGTCGATGTGGAGCGGCAGGCACGGCACGGTCGCCGGCGTGCCGGCGCGCAACACGCCATCGCCGGAGAAGCAGGGCCGGTTCCCGTCGCGGGTGTTCGCCAATCCGGCCCTCGAGCAACCCAGTGACGTCGAGCCCCGCGACGACGCCGGGGTGGTGTTGGTCCTGGCGACCGCCACCGACGATGCGGTGGCGCTGCTGCACGCCGGAGAAGCGACCGGGGCGGTCCTGCTCACCGCGACCGCACTGGGCCTGGCCAGCTGTCCGCTGACCGAGCCGCTGGAGATCGACCAAACACGCGACCAGGTGCGGACCCGGCTACTCGACGGCGACGGGTTCCCGCAGATGCTGCTGCGCGTCGGCTGGGCGGGACTCAACGCCGACCCGCTGCCGGCCACGCCGCGGCGCCCGCTCACCGACGTGGCAGCCAACCTCGACGGCTCGCCGCTGCAGACGGTGACGTAG
- a CDS encoding GlsB/YeaQ/YmgE family stress response membrane protein has product MDMMAATEFLARSSTLTSVGWIGYIIIGAIAGWIAGKLVNGGGSGILLNIVIGVVGALVGGFLLSFFLDTAAGGWWFTLFTAVLGSVILLWILGKVRK; this is encoded by the coding sequence ATGGACATGATGGCGGCCACCGAATTTCTCGCACGCTCATCCACGCTGACCAGTGTCGGCTGGATCGGCTACATCATCATCGGCGCGATCGCCGGCTGGATCGCAGGCAAGCTCGTCAACGGCGGTGGTTCAGGAATCCTGCTGAACATCGTCATCGGCGTGGTCGGCGCCCTCGTTGGCGGCTTCCTGCTGAGCTTCTTCCTGGACACTGCCGCCGGTGGCTGGTGGTTCACGTTGTTCACCGCGGTTCTCGGTTCAGTGATCCTGCTGTGGATCCTGGGCAAGGTCCGCAAGTAA
- a CDS encoding APA family fibronectin-binding glycoprotein has protein sequence MSEPDPTSRRTGLWTALAVTAVTAASAVTIALPSTTATADPATPTPSTTAAPPAAPPASPVPPPPADPNAPPAATVEPAPAPLDPNAPPPPPADPNAPPADPSAAPAPPPEPGRVNNATGGFSYLLPAGWVVSDASRLNYGQALLSKETGPSQNGQPAPTANDTSVLLGRLDLKLFAGAEQDNSKAAVRLASDMGEFFMPFPGVRVNQQTGALQAGDLPGYFSSYEVKFTDTSKPNGQIWAGVVGNANPNAPRTERNQRWFVVWLGTGKDPIDPAAAKALAESIKPYSPPPPPAPDPNAPAPAAPAPGNRVGIPIPVETPVPEMMPAG, from the coding sequence ATGAGTGAGCCGGACCCGACATCACGACGCACGGGCCTGTGGACGGCACTTGCGGTCACCGCCGTGACCGCGGCCAGTGCGGTCACGATCGCCCTCCCGTCGACCACCGCGACTGCCGATCCCGCGACGCCGACGCCGTCGACGACGGCGGCCCCGCCGGCCGCCCCGCCGGCCAGCCCGGTGCCGCCCCCGCCGGCCGATCCGAACGCCCCGCCCGCCGCGACGGTTGAACCCGCGCCGGCCCCGCTGGACCCGAATGCGCCGCCGCCACCCCCGGCCGATCCCAACGCCCCGCCCGCCGACCCGAGCGCGGCACCCGCGCCGCCGCCGGAGCCGGGCCGGGTCAACAACGCCACCGGCGGCTTCAGCTATCTGCTGCCGGCCGGCTGGGTGGTCTCGGACGCGTCGCGGCTGAACTACGGGCAGGCACTGCTGAGCAAGGAGACCGGGCCGTCGCAGAACGGCCAGCCCGCTCCGACCGCCAACGACACCAGCGTGCTGCTGGGCCGGCTGGACCTGAAGTTGTTCGCCGGCGCCGAGCAGGACAACAGCAAGGCAGCTGTGCGGCTGGCTTCCGACATGGGCGAGTTCTTCATGCCGTTCCCGGGGGTGCGGGTCAATCAGCAGACCGGCGCGCTGCAGGCCGGTGACCTGCCCGGATACTTCTCCTCCTACGAGGTGAAGTTCACCGACACGTCCAAGCCCAACGGCCAGATCTGGGCCGGCGTGGTCGGCAACGCCAACCCGAACGCACCGCGCACCGAACGCAACCAGCGCTGGTTCGTCGTCTGGCTGGGCACCGGGAAGGACCCGATCGACCCGGCAGCAGCCAAGGCGCTCGCCGAGTCCATCAAGCCGTATTCGCCGCCGCCGCCCCCGGCGCCGGACCCGAATGCTCCCGCCCCCGCGGCCCCGGCACCCGGCAACCGCGTCGGTATCCCGATCCCGGTCGAGACCCCGGTCCCCGAGATGATGCCCGCGGGCTGA
- a CDS encoding sulfate/molybdate ABC transporter ATP-binding protein: protein MAGLRFAATVGGRGVDAEFEVAAGEVLAVLGPNGAGKSTVLHVIAGLLVPDTGLVTVGDRVLTDTAAGVQVPTHDRRVGLLLQDPLLFPHLSVQANVEFAPRGRGLGRNRARESAQRWLAEVGVADLAGRKPSQLSGGQAQRVAIARALAAEPDVLLLDEPLSGLDVAVAASVRAVLRRVAAAEGRATVLITHDLLDVLTLADRVMVIEEGGVAEIGAVAEFLAAPRSRFGARIAGVNVVRGVLDGPGRIRGADGIVWHGTPAETLEPGEPVVAVFTPAAVAVYRDPPHGSPRNCVAVTIAELDTNGTTVRVRGAAQRDGAPGLAADITAEAAADLRLSPGDEMWFTVKAQEVAVHGAARPAVH, encoded by the coding sequence ATGGCGGGGTTGCGGTTCGCGGCCACCGTCGGCGGGCGCGGCGTAGACGCCGAGTTCGAGGTGGCCGCCGGTGAGGTGCTGGCGGTGCTCGGGCCCAACGGCGCGGGTAAGTCCACGGTGCTGCACGTGATCGCCGGCCTGCTGGTGCCCGATACGGGTCTCGTGACGGTCGGCGACCGGGTGCTCACCGATACCGCTGCCGGTGTCCAGGTGCCCACCCACGATCGCCGGGTCGGCCTGTTGCTGCAGGATCCGCTGCTGTTTCCGCACCTGAGCGTGCAGGCCAATGTCGAGTTCGCGCCGCGTGGACGCGGCCTGGGCCGAAACCGGGCTCGGGAGAGTGCGCAACGCTGGCTCGCCGAGGTCGGGGTGGCCGACCTGGCCGGGCGTAAACCGTCGCAGCTGTCCGGTGGCCAGGCTCAGCGGGTGGCGATCGCGCGGGCACTGGCCGCCGAACCGGATGTTCTTCTACTCGACGAACCGTTGTCCGGTCTCGACGTCGCGGTGGCCGCGTCGGTGCGGGCCGTCCTGCGCCGGGTGGCCGCGGCCGAGGGACGGGCGACCGTGCTGATCACCCACGACCTGCTCGACGTCCTGACCCTGGCCGACCGGGTGATGGTGATCGAGGAAGGTGGGGTGGCCGAGATCGGCGCGGTGGCCGAATTCCTGGCGGCGCCCCGCAGCCGGTTCGGTGCCCGCATCGCCGGTGTCAACGTGGTTCGCGGCGTGCTGGACGGTCCCGGCCGGATCCGCGGCGCGGACGGCATTGTGTGGCACGGCACGCCTGCCGAAACGCTGGAACCAGGGGAGCCGGTGGTCGCGGTGTTCACCCCGGCCGCCGTGGCGGTGTACCGAGACCCTCCGCACGGCAGTCCGCGCAACTGCGTCGCGGTGACGATCGCGGAGCTGGACACGAACGGGACGACGGTGCGCGTGCGCGGCGCCGCGCAGCGCGACGGCGCACCCGGGCTGGCGGCCGATATCACCGCCGAGGCGGCCGCCGACCTCCGGTTGAGCCCCGGCGACGAGATGTGGTTCACGGTCAAGGCCCAGGAGGTCGCCGTACACGGCGCGGCCCGCCCAGCTGTGCACTGA